In Gossypium arboreum isolate Shixiya-1 chromosome 6, ASM2569848v2, whole genome shotgun sequence, the following are encoded in one genomic region:
- the LOC108486661 gene encoding folylpolyglutamate synthase: MIKDSGQSLSATNPQTKTKRCHYWRMWFLALKFLNPPIPISSSLGLHFSTPPLISPILSSIQIKNIPMAKGGSMESAADRYQSTLDALSSLITKKSRADKSNKGDRYDLLFDYLKILELDEAISQLKIIHVAGTKGKGSTCTFAESILRNCGFRTGLFTSPHLIDVRERFRLDGLEISEEKFLEYFWWCYDRLKEETNDDVPMPTYFRFLALLAFKIFAAEQVDVAILEVGLGGRFDATNVVEKPIVCGISSLGYDHMEILGNTLGEIAGEKAGIFKHEIPAFTVPQPDEAMHVLEEKASKLNVNLQVAHPLNVNLLNGLKLALEGEHQYLNAGLAVALCSTWLQRTGHPIINFNQTGPLPEPFIKGLTTASLQGRAQIVPDIESPGNLVFYLDGAHSPESMEACARWFSLCTRDDNHLSNLNYQPQQHMDEGSKKDTAQILLFNCMSVRDPQLLLPRLMRTCASHGVCFKKALFVPNISVYHKVGSQALPTIDPQVDLSWQFALQRAWESLMQSDKGGEPSNTDQACEEVKDDTGMSVMSCKNSSIFSSLPSAIKWLRDTAQKDRFVRFQVLVTGSLHLVGDVLRLIKK, from the exons atgataaaagatAGTGGGCAATCTTTGTCTGCGACCAACccacaaacaaaaacaaaacgATGTCACTATTGGCGAATGTGGTTCCTTgcgttaaaatttctcaacccTCCAATCCCAATCTCATCATCTCTTGGTCTTCACTTCTCAACGCCTCCTCTCATTTCCCCAATCCTTTCATCCATCCAAATCAAAAATATCCCAATGGCCAAag GAGGATCGATGGAGTCTGCGGCGGATCGATACCAATCGACGTTGGATGCCTTGTCGTCGTTGATAACGAAAAAGAGCCGTGCTGACAAGAGTAATAAAGGGGACCGCTACGACTTGCTCTTTGATTATTTGAAA ATTTTGGAACTGGATGAGGCAATTTCACAGTTGAAAATCATCCATGTTGCTGGCACTAAAGGAAAG GGATCAACATGCACGTTTGCTGAATCTATATTACGTAATTGTGGGTTTCGAACTGGACTTTTCACATCTCCTCATCTTATTGATGTTCGTGAAAGGTTTCGACTGGATGG TTTGGAAATAAGTGAGGAGAAATTCTTGGAATATTTCTGGTGGTGCTATGATAGGCTGAAG GAAGAAACCAATGATGATGTACCAATGCCTACATACTTTCGCTTCCTGGCCTTGCTTGCCTTTAAGATATTTGCAGCAGAGCAG GTTGATGTTGCAATTCTGGAGGTTGGTTTGGGTGGAAGGTTTGATGCAACCAATGTG GTTGAAAAACCTATTGTGTGTGGTATATCTTCCCTTGGGTATGATCACATGGAGATTCTTG GAAATACTCTGGGAGAAATTGCTGGGGAGAAGGCTGGTATTTTTAAG CATGAAATCCCGGCCTTTACTGTACCTCAACCTGATGAGGCAATGCATGTGCTTGAAGAGAAAGCTTCAAAGTTGAAT GTAAACCTTCAAGTAGCACATCCACTAAATGTGAATTTGCTGAATGGTCTAAAACTTGCACTTGAAGGTGAACATCAATATTTGAATGCTGGTCTTGCTGTTGCACTGTGTTCTACTTGGCTTCAGAGGACTGGTCATCCTATTATCAATTTCAATCAAACA GGTCCATTACCTGAACCATTTATTAAGGGCCTAACCACAGCAAGTTTGCAAGGGCGGGCTCAGATTGTCCCTGACATTGAAAGCCCTGGAAATCTGGTTTTTTATTTGGATGGAGCCCACAGTCCTGAAAGCATGGAAGCGTGTGCAAGGTGGTTTTCTCTTTGCACTAGGGATGATAATCACCTATCTAACCTGAATTATCAGCCGCAGCAGCATATGGATGAAGGATCTAAGAAGGATACTGCCCAG ATTCTGCTATTCAATTGTATGTCAGTGCGAGATCCTCAGTTGCTTCTGCCTCGCTTGATGAGGACATGTGCCAGCCATG GTGTCTGCTTCAAGAAGGCTCTCTTTGTGCCAAACATATCCGTGTATCACAAGGTTGGATCCCAGGCTTTACCCACAATTGATCCTCAAGTTGATTTGTCATGGCAATTTGCTCTTCAAAGAGCATGGGAAAGCCTTATGCAGAGTGATAAAG GAGGGGAGCCCAGTAACACAGACCAAGCTTGTGAAGAAGTGAAAGATGATACAGGAATGAGCGTTATGAGTTGTAAAAACAGTTCTATCTTTTCTTCTCTACCATCAGCTATTAAATGGCTCAGGGATACTGCCCAGAAGGATCGATTTGTTCGTTTTCAG GTCCTTGTAACTGGTTCCTTGCATCTCGTTGGTGATGTCTTGAGATTAATCAAGAAATAA
- the LOC108486315 gene encoding BTB/POZ and MATH domain-containing protein 3-like, producing the protein MKKRKKSNMEDFKDSESKSVSETVNGSHQFTIKGYSLAKGMGAGKCIQSDIFTVGGYDWAIYFYPDGKNPEDSAMYVSVFIALASEGTDVRALFELTLVDQSGKGKHKVHSHFDRALESGPYTLKYRGSMWGYKRFFRRTTLESSDYIKDDCLIMNCTVGVVRTRLEGPKLSSIPVPPSDMGQNLRALLESEVGCDIMFQVGDETFKAHKLILAARSPVFKAQFFGLVGDPNLDKIVVKDFEPSIFKAMLLFIYTDKLPDVQEIVDSTSMCTSTNMVQHLLAAADLYNLDRLKVLCEAKLCEELNADTVATTLALAEQHHCAQLKAICLKFAATPSNLGAVMQSEGFKHLEECCPSLLSEMLKAFASSEESSSLLSSRKRSVSSVYGMDLAAEGPAAEPMNPNGRRVRRR; encoded by the exons atgaaaaaaagaaagaaaagcaaCATGGAAGATTTCAAGGATTCGGAATCGAAATCGGTGAGTGAGACGGTGAACGGGTCACACCAATTCACGATCAAGGGTTACTCGTTGGCGAAAGGGATGGGTGCCGGGAAATGTATACAAAGCGATATTTTTACGGTTGGAGGCTACGATTGGGCGATTTATTTTTACCCCGACGGTAAAAATCCGGAGGATAGTGCGATGTATGTTTCGGTTTTCATTGCCTTGGCTAGCGAAGGTACGGATGTTCGAGCGCTTTTCGAGCTCACCCTTGTTGACCAGAGCGGGAAAGGGAAGCATAAGGTTCATAGTCACTTTGACAGAGCGTTGGAGAGTGGGCCTTATACGTTGAAGTACAGAGGAAGCATGTG GGGCTACAAACGATTCTTTAGAAGAACAACTTTAGAAAGTTCTGACTACATTAAGGATGATTGCCTAATCATGAACTGCACTGTTGGAGTAGTCAGAACTCGCCTTGAGGGACCAAAACTGTCTTCTATTCCTGTACCGCCATCAGACATGGGTCAGAATCTTAGAGCTTTGTTAGAATCCGAAGTTGGGTGTGATATAATGTTTCAAGTTGGTGATGAGACATTTAAAGCACATAAGTTGATCCTTGCTGCACGTTCACCTGTTTTTAAAGCACAGTTTTTTGGGCTCGTTGGGGACCCTAACTTGGATAAAATAGTAGTaaaagattttgagccttctatCTTCAAG GCAATGCTCTTGTTTATTTATACCGACAAGCTTCCTGATGTACAAGAAATTGTAGACTCCACATCTATGTGTACATCTACCAACATGGTTCAGCATCTTTTGGCTGCTGCTGATCTGTACAATTTAGATAGACTCAAAGTGTTGTGTGAGGCAAAATTGTGTGAAGAACTTAATGCTGATACGGTGGCAACAACCCTTGCACTTGCTGAGCAGCACCATTGTGCACAGCTTAAGGCCATATGTTTAAAATTTGCTGCAACTCCGTCAAACTTGGGAG CGGTGATGCAATCAGAAGGGTTCAAGCACTTGGAGGAATGTTGTCCATCTTTGTTATCGGAGATGTTGAAGGCCTTTGCATCCAGCGAGGAGAGCTCGAGTCTGCTTTCAAGTCGGAAGAGGAGTGTCAGCAGTGTATACGGGATGGATCTTGCAGCAGAAGGTCCAGCAGCAGAACCGATGAATCCAAATGGCAGGCGAGTTCGGAGACGTTGA
- the LOC108486316 gene encoding uncharacterized protein LOC108486316 — MYSVVHFTAGSLNMPIDKSDPNPNQSKASKFRWGELEEDDNLDFLLPPKEVIGPDENGIKKVIEYKFNDEGNKVKITTTTRVRKLAKARLNKRALERRNWEKFGDAVREDVGSRLTMVSTEEIILERPRTPGTKAEELKVPGDSLAQLSKGGAVLMVCRTCGKKGDHWTSKCPYKDLAAPVETFVDKPVASEASVSASGSGKGAYVPPSMRAGAERTAGSDMRRRNDENSVRVTNLSEDTREPDLLELFRPFGAVTRVYVAMDQKTGTSRGFGFVNFVNREDAQRAINKLNGYGYDNLILRVEWATPRAN, encoded by the exons ATGTATAGTGTCGTTCACTTCACAGCAGGCTCTCTAAACATGCCGATCGACAAATCCGACCCGAACCCGAACCAATCTAAAGCGAGCAAATTTCGATGGGGGGAGCTAGAGGAAGACGACAATCTTGACTTTTTGTTACCGCCCAAGGAAGTGATCGGACCTGATGAAAACGGGATCAAGAAAGTGATCGAATACAAGTTCAACGACGAAGGCAATAAGGTGAAAATAACGACGACGACCCGAGTCCGAAAGCTAGCCAAGGCCCGATTGAATAAACGGGCTCTGGAGAGAAGGAATTGGGAGAAATTCGGTGATGCCGTGCGTGAAGATGTGGGGAGTCGCCTCACCATGGTTTCCACTGAAGAAATCATTCTCGAACGACCTAGAACCCCTG GTACGAAAGCCGAAGAATTAAAGGTACCAGGGGACAGCTTGGCTCAGCTAAGCAAAGGTGGTGCTGTTCTCATGGTGTGCCGCACATGTGGTAAGAAAGGTGATCACTGGACTTCCAAATGTCCATACAAGGATCTTGCTGCTCCGGTTGAAACCTTTGTCGATAAACCTGTGGCATCTGAGGCCTCTGTGTCTGCTTCTGGATCTGGAAAGGGAGCTTATGTTCCACCAAGCATGAGAGCAGGTGCCGAGAGAACTGCTGGATCAGATATGAGACGTAGGAATGATGAAAACTCAGTGAGGGTAACAAACTTATCTGAGGATACACGGGAACCCGACTTGCTTGAGCTATTCCGTCCATTTGGTGCCGTGACTCGCGTGTATGTTGCTATGGATCAGAAGACGGGCACAAGTCGAGGCTTCGGTTTTGTTAACTTTGTAAATCGAGAGGATGCACAAAGAGCTATTAACAAGCTCAATGGCTACGGTTACGACAATCTCATCCTTCGAGTTGAATGGGCCACACCAAGAGCAAACTAG